CAATTGATCCAGTTCATTTAAGATACGCTCTTGGCTACGAGGCTGTAACCGTTTTAGGTAACGCTCGGCTGGTTTTAAGATGATGTAACGCCACATCCTAATTCAGCCTTTAACTTAACTAAGGATTTGCCAGGATCGCGCCCTTCTAGATACTCCTGATAGGCTTTCTCTGCCGCTTCAATTTCTTCGGGAAGCACGTCATCAGCCGTCTCAGAAGTTTCTAAATACTCTAGGAATTGCTCAATATCTACAGCACTTTGGTCGTTCATGCTACTGCCCTTACTTCCATATTGTTTTTCTGGCTTTCATTTTAAATTTTACCGCATTTATAAGTGTATCCTAAGAGTGCGATCGCATCGATTCACAGGAGAAGGAGTCTCAATTAGTTTCCCCTGTTTTACTCCTTCTCAGGCGAACTATCGTCTTCCGTGAGGGATTGTAGCGCGGTATGTCGGATTCGCCTTTGTGTTCTCCCTTGACTGCCCCTCAACGCGATCGCTAACCCAAATTAAGCACGATTATATTGCCATAAAGCCGTAGAGGTTTGGTCTCCAACCCCTTGAGGACAAGATAGGCTGCACCCGCTCATTCTGTCGGCTGGAGAGGGGAAACCCGTTACTGATTCTGCTCACAGAGAAGGACTAATTTTATTGGTGTAGAATAGAGACAATTATTGAGAGAGAAAGAAAATGAGCACTATTTCCCTTGAAATTCCTGAAGAAATCTTAATTAGTCTCAAAGAAACTCCTGAAAATCTATCAAGAGAATTAAAAATATTGGCAGCCGTTAAACTTTTTGAACTTGACAAACTATCTTCAGGACGTGCAGCCCAATTAGCCGGAATGTCACGGGTAGAATTTTTAACTATTTTGGGACGTTATCAAGTCTCCCCTTTTTCTTTAACGACTGAACAATTAGAGCAAGATATTGTCAATGCCTAATCCTCCTGATAAAGTTGTCAATGATGTTCTTCGATTAGCTGGAGAGTAAGTATGCTAAAAAAAAAGGCTCTTCGTTACTTGGTATGGTTCGATAGGGGAGCATAAATCGACTAAATCCTTATCTGGCAAGAGACTTAATTGATTAGTTCGCTCTAGACAAAAATAATTAACAAAAATCGCTAAATGCCTTTCTATACAAGGGTTACATCCTCTATAACCCCCGCTCATTGCATAACATAAACCGAAGAGCCAGATAACTAAAATTCTTTGATATAACTGAACTTCTCTAGTGCAAATGTACTAGCTATCTAAACATGGCTACAGAGGGAATCGCTTACTCTAGAGATTGATGACACTATCTGTTACAATCAGGTTAGCGATCGCTATACAGCCAACTCTATAGAATCGCTCTACTCCAGATACAGTCAACGGTAAAGCCATTTTCAAGTGAAAAATGTACCCAGTAGCCTCTTTTCAATTTTTTCTGAGAAGCTCCATAAGGGTTGTGTTGATTTTTTAGTATTTATGTATGGGTAAGTCCAGACATATCTATCATTAAATTTCGGTTTCAGCAGCTTCGCGTAAACGGCTAATTGTACTTTTCGCCTCTTTGAGTAGGTCATTCCAATCATCTGGAGGATGACCGGTCTCCAGCATTTTTCTAAAGACTCTATAAGCGTCTGTACTACTCTCATAAGCTCGTTTAGAGTTTTCATCATTGACCCAAGCGAGAAGAATTATTTTACTCTCTTGATGATATCGAAAAAACAGTCGATACTGCTGAAAAAACTTGGCTCTAAACCAGTGTTTGTAATCGTCTCCAAGCGCAGTTCCCTGTCGATACTCACTGCGAGTTGGGTCTTGAGGAATAGTATCAAAGGCTAACTTTGCTATGGCAGCTAGACGCTTTGTCGCATTTTTCCTTTTATAATCTTGAGGAAACTTGTGACGCAGCTCTTCAACCTGCGTCACAAGTTCTTCAAACTGTTCAAGGAACAGAGGATGAGCAAATATGTTCCATCCATTAATTATTAGGGGCTGATCTATAGACAACCTTATTCGTCCTCATCCACAAGTGGTGCATCAAGATCCAGATCAACGCCAGAGACCAAAGATTGAACATGACTGACTAGGTTAGAACTAATTGCCTGTATGTGTTGAGGGTTCTGTTCCATATCTTGTGCAAGAAAATTCAGAAATTTCCCAAGCACCGGATCATTTTCTTCTGCTCCGTCAGCCTTGGAAATCCATACTTTGCCGTTAGGCTGTATGTTGTAGCAGATTTTATCACGCTTATTCAAGCCAAGTGCTTTGCGAACAGAATCGGGAATTGTAGTCTGATAGCGATCGGTAAGAGTGGATTCTGGGCATGGGGCCATCGTTGCAGCCATTGCGACTTCTAAACCTGTCTGTAAAAACTAGATCTTGATGGTAATGCAACTGCATTGTCTTGTCAAGTATGGAGTGACTAGATCTACAGCCTAACGGCTCCGTTCACCTTAAATGTCGGCAGGATGCCCCTGTTACACCCATAAGGTTGTTGTAATAAACCTACACCTGTCAGCATCCCACACCCCATCACCCCACTTCCCCCCCGTTGAGTTAGCGGGTTAGGCTTCGATCTGTCAGAATACAAGTATTGAAACAACCCTTTTAAGAGGCTTCATGGTGGAAGTTAAAGTCGTCCCCCCGAAACGCAATTGGGTTCAGACGTGGTGGCAATCTCTGAATTCTTTATCTCGCTTACTGGTGATTGCTCTAGCTGCACCACTTATAGTTCTGAATGCCTGGGCATTATCGGCAATTTTTGGCTATTTTGAATCTTTATTTGTTATTTTACTGATAGCGGCGGTTCTATCTTTTCTCTTGGGTTATCCAGTGACTTGGTTGGAACGTCAGGGATTAAAACGGGGTTTAGCTGCGATCGTGGTTTCCCTGATCACGATTTTAATTTTTGTGGCCGTGGGAATCACCCTAGTTCCCTTAGTCTTCACCCAAGCGCAGCAATTTGTCAACAGATTGCCAGAATGGTTAGACTCAGGACAGCGCCAACTGATGCAACTAGATACCAAAATCGACACGATGAATCTACCGATTCCGATCAGTTTCGATGGTCTGATCGCTCAGTTTAACAGTCGTTTAGGGGCAGAATTGCAAATTCTAGCGGGAAGAAGCGTTAATTTAGCCCTTAATCTCACCGTTTTTACCGTGGTGCGGGTGCTTGATG
This Microcystis wesenbergii NRERC-220 DNA region includes the following protein-coding sequences:
- a CDS encoding type II toxin-antitoxin system PrlF family antitoxin; this translates as MAATMAPCPESTLTDRYQTTIPDSVRKALGLNKRDKICYNIQPNGKVWISKADGAEENDPVLGKFLNFLAQDMEQNPQHIQAISSNLVSHVQSLVSGVDLDLDAPLVDEDE
- a CDS encoding type II toxin-antitoxin system YhaV family toxin, whose amino-acid sequence is MSIDQPLIINGWNIFAHPLFLEQFEELVTQVEELRHKFPQDYKRKNATKRLAAIAKLAFDTIPQDPTRSEYRQGTALGDDYKHWFRAKFFQQYRLFFRYHQESKIILLAWVNDENSKRAYESSTDAYRVFRKMLETGHPPDDWNDLLKEAKSTISRLREAAETEI
- a CDS encoding UPF0175 family protein — its product is MSTISLEIPEEILISLKETPENLSRELKILAAVKLFELDKLSSGRAAQLAGMSRVEFLTILGRYQVSPFSLTTEQLEQDIVNA